The nucleotide sequence CGGCCTTATGCCAGCAGAGCAGTGGCATTTCTCCCTTCCAACCAGTGTCCTATGAGCATATGTCTCCTCTGTTGGGAGACATAGTTTCCTGGATGATATGTATTCCTACCTATCGGCTCAAGGGCCAGGCATCCTTTGAAAGTCCTGCCTCAGGCTCAGAGAGCTCCTGACCATCAGCCTCAGGTTCTGCAGGTTCCTGGCCACCAACCCCAGGGCTTAGTGTCAGGAACATGGAAGACCAGTTCCCCAGCTGGTGGTACAGCAGGCCTAGAGCTCAAGGCTAGGGCTAAGCCATACACAGAGTTCAAGACTGTtagctgtggttttttttaaagacttaggTGTGAGAAGGTCAAGCAGTAATGGGCAGCATCTAATGAAGTTCCAGAGTCCAGAGACAGGCTGAGCTAAATCCCAGTGGTCAAGACAACACTTCCACCCTACCCTAAAGGTTGGTACCATATGGTCAGGGACTGGTCAGATGAGGAGGAGGGGTGGACACCAACCACCACCCCAGGAGGCTTCTGGGCAGGAGGCAGGTGCAGTTAGCATGGACCCAGATGCGTGGTGGTGGCACGCTAGGAAATAATAGAGGAACAGGAGCAAGCTAGCAGGTGCTCCAGTCCTACACAGAGACAGGAGTCTGAAGTGGGAGAAACAGCACAGCAGGCAGTGGACACAATATCAGTTGAAAGCCTGGtagaacctcctcctcctcctcctccttgaaccAGGCATTCTTAGGGCGGAAAgtcaaagagagacagaaagagtccTTTGCTGGCAGCAGGAGGGGTTGGGAAGCTAGGAAGTACCGCAAGGGGGGGTGGAGCAGGCATTCTGAGCAAAGTCTCAAGATTGGGGGAGCATAATTCATGGCCTCTCTGTGTATTTCtgttgatttaaataaaagaactgaAAGAAGCTCTCTGTGTCTCTGATTTCACTAGGCTCCCGGCACATACCTGCTGTGCAAATACGTATCAATATTGGGGGGTATCttttatatgaaatttcatgtggGTGTTTTCAAAAGGGTCAGTCactaaaataacaaaacaacacatGTGGCAGCTGCATTTATATAATACTTTATAGTGTTGAAAGTGCTTTTCTTACATCACCTCAGGAACCCTGTAAGGAAGGACAGAATTATTTCCCACAGTTTGGAAGAAACAATTGCTTAAGAATTTCTATGTCAGCAGtaaatctgacattttccccaAATAATTGGGTTTTTAAATGAAATCTTGAAAGTTtgtttgatattttaaaaataataatgataataatgtttTCCTGACATTGCTTTTTTTGGAGCTGTCACCAGGTTAGGGTTTGCAGTGGCTCATATTAAGCATGAAGATCAAGGCAGGTGTTCAGGTTCTCTTGGATGCAGGTGTCGGCTTCACTGGTAAGGCTTTCTCACAGACATAGAAGGATTCAGAACTGCAGGTGTAGTCATTCCATTCCCCGCTGATCCAAAGTTGGCCACAGTCCTCATCCTGGTTTTGATAACTGTTGGGTTCTCCTTGCTTCCAGTTCCTGTGATGGAAGCAAgatgtctgtctctctctgagcATCATCAGCATTATCATCACCACCAAAAATTCACTAAACCTATTTATGTTCACCCACTAGGAATTCTAGGCCACTGTTTCCCAAACCTCTAACAGATTAATACTTTCCTCCCTAAATTAAAATTGAAAGCCTATTTACTTTTACAACTAAAAGTATTTATTCCCTGTACACGTCTACTCAGAGATGAGCTTCACACTGTGTCTGTTGGGGCTcaagtgggcataggattgcagcctataatatattattattttttaataatattattataggGTTATTATATTATTGTtccatagggttgcagccttccAAACACAGGACCGGTGTGACCAAGTTGCTTCCCATATGAAAAACTGGCAGTGACACTGTCACCCCTTGTGACCTCCAGTCACTGAGAAACAGCCGTGAGGGGGCCGTGGCCTCGGGAGTGGGGGGTgcaggactaggtgggcctttggcctagtCCCACAATGACCCCAGAGGAGTTGCCCAGTGCTTACTTGAAGCCTGTCCTGTAATTGCTGCCGTCCAGCCATTTCCACTCGCCTTCTGAGTGTTGGTCATGGAGTCCAATCCAATAGCGCTCATTCCTGGTCCGTGTCTGTATGAAATTCTGCAAGAGGCAAATCCAAAATACAGAAATATGGGGCTGTGTCAAGCCAAGGCATCCCGTTAACGCAAGCACTTCcatcttcctctccttttcctcaCCCTCCCTCCCAATTTTTTCCTGGGGTTCTCCAATGTCCAGAGCagacttggggtgtgtgtgtggggggtacaGGGACAGGAATTCCACTGTGTAGGCGGAAGTGCCTGTGTCGATGGGGCCAGTTCTCTTCTTGCAACCATTGCTTCTGTGTTTGCATGAAGATGAAGTTTCTGGGCTGCCTACTTTGCAGAGAAGGAGAAGAGTTGCTCCGCTGCAACCAATGGGCAAGAGCACTTTGCCTGCCTTAGGCAAGTGAGTGAGTGATCAAGGAAAATATGTTTCACATCTTGTTACCTGTTTGGCCAAATTGTTAATGATGACCAGCTGAGAGTGCTGCTGTTCACACTGCGCTTTGGCTATGTGCCAGGACACGGCCTTCAGGGAGAAGTAGTAGCATTTCCCACTGAAATATTCCCATTGTCTGGTGTCGGCACCACACGGAAACACTGAGCAAAGGaaaaagacgagagagagagagagaacttggcACTAGCCTAGCTAGTGACGCAGCGTTGTGTGTTCAGTGCTGCAGACGTAGTGTTGAACTGTAaccgtaacaaactacagctcccaggattcttggggagggggcaaacCATGTACTTTGAATGTGCTGTGTTCAATGTGCTCTAGATGGTGCATAGGCAGCATAAATTAAATACATCTATCCTTTTTAAACTgacttatttattattacatttttattccacctttcttccaaggatctcaaggtagcATAGGTGGTTCCCCACTCCCctgctttatcctcacaacagtcctgtgaggtaggttaggctgagaggcattgCAGGGCTCAGTGCTTCATGCCTGGTTTCTCAGGTTCAAGTCCAACACTGCAGACACCTCTCCACATGGCTTCCCATCTATAAATTTTAATTTGCACAGTTTATTCTGCAATGTATTTACATGACTAATGTGACTCCAGGTATGGACACGTAACACTAATCtcaaaaaagaaaactttttaaTTTTAAGTCATTAAGTAAATAAGTTACAGGATGCATAGGTCAGAAGTACTGTCTTGCCGATTATGATCACTTCACAAGGAGAGGCTGAAATCAGTTCATTTATAAAAAACAGAAACGGGTAGTTTTTAGAAACAACTCTCTTACTTTGAGCTTCTTGTGGGATCACCTAAAAGGACTTGGAGCAGAATTTGGGTGGAGGCTGGGAAGGCAGCCCCTCCCTGCAAAGGGGAATACAGTGTTATAAGCTTGGGGTTGGTTTGGATGGTGTTTTGGGGTCCCCTCCAAGCCTGTGGTTTTCCATCTGTAAGATGAGATTCTGTAGCAGAAGGAACCATTTTCTTTGTTAATGGCCAAGCTTGTTAAGGGTCAAGAACACTAGCTAACCAAAGAGAGGAGCGGTGGAATCACCTGACCAAGATCTCCCCCAGAAATCCCAGAAGAGGATTTGGATCCTAGATCCTGGTGGTGGACAACCAGGCACACCCCAGAGGAAGGGAAGAGCTTTAATAGAGAGACTGGCGTTTCCCTGTAGTCCTCTGATCTGTGATGGAGCTGTTCTCTTGGTCAGCTCCCTTGACCCAGAGGTGGGGGGAGGTCTGGAAGCCTAATGGGGGAGCAAatctgttaatgctgtgagtcttTCCATCTTATGCTCGggatgtatatatgtgtaaatagaaCCCTATATCAAAACACACCAGTCTCTCCTGTGACCTTCATTTCAGGGAAACTGAACCTGAGGTAAATGCCGACacccctgaagtctctcaacACTTGGAGACTGAGGTCTTTGTAGCAACAGAAACTTACAGTGAAAATCATGTCCGTAGGGATCCTTCGCAAGGGCTGTGTGGAGCTTGCTGATTTCTGAGGATGCTAATGCAACTGGCGTGataaagagggggagaaaaatataTGTCAGAATCTTCCTTCATCCTGCTACCCATTTCCAGTTACATAAGAGTAGGAATGCCAAGCCAGCATGAAAAGGTCATCCTTGTTATGGGTGTTTTTTTAACCTTTGAACCTTTTGGCAGCTTTTTTTGTATAACAGGCAAAGGGCAGAATCGACCTTGTGCTCACAGAATGGCTTTGGATCCACCTCTGGTGGCTGAAAAGGAGGGAAGAGGACTTTCCCTCTCACCCATCACACCATCTCCCTCCTAATTCTGAAGGAGCCCCAAATCTGGAGCCCATTGCGAGGAAGGCATTGTAGGGCAGAGTGGGGCTCCAGGGACACCATTTCTCCTCTTCTGGCATGACTGGAGAGGCATCCACAGAATGTGAAATCAAATCATGCGGCTTCCTgcagagaatcctggaaactgcagctcacctctcacagagctacaattcccagcacagttaacaaacaacagttcccaggattctttgggggaaagaaatgTGCTTGAAATTTATGGTATGGATAAGTCACCTCCTGCCATCTCCGACCATGCTGGTTGTGCCCAACAGGAAATCCTGTaggcaggggcagcagaggcACCAGCAGAAGTGCCAGAGAGATCTTGCAAGACTGCTCTGCTGGCTGAGATGGCAGCCTGAGGTGTCCATGGGGATGCTGCTTGTTtggcttctgccgcctgaggcggctctttcaccctgcctcatgggtgggccagtgctgtctggagggcaccaggctgaggaaggctgtgCTGGAAAAAAGCGCCTTTGGGAGGTGCAAGGGGACCAATTGGAGTCCACCCAAAATGCTGGACTGGCTGTCAGAATTTGGGGATGTACTGatatatttaaaaagttaaaatcatCAGTATCATTTTCAGTGAGTGTGTATGTTTGAACCTGTAGCCCACACATAAACACTCAAGTGCCATCTTTTTTACCTCTACCGGAGCACGCAAGGCTGTTCTGTATGTTTCCTTGATCGCTGCATCTTCTGCACTCTCAGGGttgggaacataggaatctgccttataatgGACCTTCTTGCTTAGTGTggactgcactggctggcagcagctctccaaggtttctgaCCACGGACATTCTCAGCCAtatctggaggtgctggggactgaacctgggactttctggaCACCAAGGAGATGCTCTGACATTGAGCTGCAGAGCTTTCCCAAAGGCATCCTCACTGTAGCAGTTTGGC is from Podarcis muralis chromosome 2, rPodMur119.hap1.1, whole genome shotgun sequence and encodes:
- the LOC114592881 gene encoding hepatic lectin; this encodes MDEEKYADNFRTSKGRNLIQRPFLLIYALLGVSYLLIVIGFVVALSKVALASSEISKLHTALAKDPYGHDFHLFPCGADTRQWEYFSGKCYYFSLKAVSWHIAKAQCEQQHSQLVIINNLAKQNFIQTRTRNERYWIGLHDQHSEGEWKWLDGSNYRTGFKNWKQGEPNSYQNQDEDCGQLWISGEWNDYTCSSESFYVCEKALPVKPTPASKRT